The following proteins are co-located in the Triticum aestivum cultivar Chinese Spring chromosome 1A, IWGSC CS RefSeq v2.1, whole genome shotgun sequence genome:
- the LOC123046922 gene encoding WAT1-related protein At3g02690, chloroplastic isoform X2, whose protein sequence is MSTAAPFRLLLPLHPPLTPRRHSAPVLPSVPRRGTVPSPRPRLRLRLRLAAGGGDAPPPAADELDCVGTGSDVECVVDGDPGAEEGVAPALAGREWWEWVSLVSPFFFWGTAMVAMKGVIPKTGPFFVAALRLLPAGALVVAFAAARGRKQPSGWAAWGAIAAFGLIDAACFQGFLTEGLQKTSAGLGSVIIDSQPLTVAILAALFFGESIGAIGAGGLVLGVVGLLLLEVPALSVEGNNTSVWGSGEWWMFLSAQSMAVGTIMVRWVSKYSDPIMATGWHMVLALGYTSIFGSAVSYGVYFYNATRGSLTTLSSLTFLTPMFASIFGFLYLGETFAPEQIGGALLTLVAIYMVNYKSIIGEK, encoded by the exons ATGTCCACCGCCGcgcccttccgcctcctcctcccgctccaccCACCACTAACTCCCAGACGCCATTCCGCTCCCGTTCTCCCCTCTGTCCCACGCCGCGGCACCGTCCCCAGcccccgcccccgcctccgcctccgtctccgtctcGCAGCCGGGGGCGGTGATGCGCCTCCGCCCGCAGCCGACGAACTCGACTGCGTGGGCACGGGCAGCGACGTCGAGTGCGTCGTCGACGGCGACCCTGGGGCGGAGGAGGGGGTCGCCCCGGCGCTCGCGGGGAGGGAGTGGTGGGAGTGGGTGTCGCTGGTGTCGCCCTTCTTCTTCTGGGGCACGGCCATGGTGGCCATGAAGGGGGTCATACCCAagaccgggcccttcttcgtcgccGCGCTCCGCCTGCTCCCCGCGGGCGCGCTCGTCGTCGCCTTCGCAGCCGCGCGGGGCAGGAAGCAGCCCTCCGGGTGGGCCGCCTGGGGCGCCATCGCCGCCTTCGGCCTCATCGACGCCGCATGCTTCCAG GGCTTTCTCACTGAGGGCTTGCAGAAGACATCGGCTGGCCTCGGAAGC GTCATAATTGACTCCCAACCATTGACGGTTGCTATCCTTGCAGCGCTATTCTTCGGAGAGTCTATCGGGGCGATAGGAGCTGGGGGGCTCGTACTGGGTGTTGTTGGGCTTTTGCTCCTCGAG GTTCCAGCACTGTCAGTTGAAGGAAACAACACATCAGTCTGGGGGAGTGGAGAATGGTGGATGTTCCTCTCGGCCCAAAGCATGGCGGTCGGAACTATCATGGTTCGCTGGGTATCAAAGTATTCTGATCCAATCATGGCAACAGGATGG CACATGGTATTAG CTCTGGGTTATACATCTATATTCGGCAGTGCTGTCAGCTATGGTGTCTACTTCTACAATGCTACAAGAG GTAGTTTGACCACGCTTAGTTCTCTTACTTTCTTGACTCCTATGTTCGCCTCCATTTTTGG GTTCCTCTATCTGGGAGAGACCTTCGCACCTGAGCAGATCGGTGGTGCACTTCTGACATTGGTTGCCATCTATATGGTTAATTACAAGAGCATTATAGGCGAGAAGTAA
- the LOC123046922 gene encoding WAT1-related protein At3g02690, chloroplastic isoform X1 encodes MSTAAPFRLLLPLHPPLTPRRHSAPVLPSVPRRGTVPSPRPRLRLRLRLAAGGGDAPPPAADELDCVGTGSDVECVVDGDPGAEEGVAPALAGREWWEWVSLVSPFFFWGTAMVAMKGVIPKTGPFFVAALRLLPAGALVVAFAAARGRKQPSGWAAWGAIAAFGLIDAACFQGFLTEGLQKTSAGLGSVIIDSQPLTVAILAALFFGESIGAIGAGGLVLGVVGLLLLEVPALSVEGNNTSVWGSGEWWMFLSAQSMAVGTIMVRWVSKYSDPIMATGWHMVLGGIPLLVISVVNHDPALNGHIQELTWSDMAALGYTSIFGSAVSYGVYFYNATRGSLTTLSSLTFLTPMFASIFGFLYLGETFAPEQIGGALLTLVAIYMVNYKSIIGEK; translated from the exons ATGTCCACCGCCGcgcccttccgcctcctcctcccgctccaccCACCACTAACTCCCAGACGCCATTCCGCTCCCGTTCTCCCCTCTGTCCCACGCCGCGGCACCGTCCCCAGcccccgcccccgcctccgcctccgtctccgtctcGCAGCCGGGGGCGGTGATGCGCCTCCGCCCGCAGCCGACGAACTCGACTGCGTGGGCACGGGCAGCGACGTCGAGTGCGTCGTCGACGGCGACCCTGGGGCGGAGGAGGGGGTCGCCCCGGCGCTCGCGGGGAGGGAGTGGTGGGAGTGGGTGTCGCTGGTGTCGCCCTTCTTCTTCTGGGGCACGGCCATGGTGGCCATGAAGGGGGTCATACCCAagaccgggcccttcttcgtcgccGCGCTCCGCCTGCTCCCCGCGGGCGCGCTCGTCGTCGCCTTCGCAGCCGCGCGGGGCAGGAAGCAGCCCTCCGGGTGGGCCGCCTGGGGCGCCATCGCCGCCTTCGGCCTCATCGACGCCGCATGCTTCCAG GGCTTTCTCACTGAGGGCTTGCAGAAGACATCGGCTGGCCTCGGAAGC GTCATAATTGACTCCCAACCATTGACGGTTGCTATCCTTGCAGCGCTATTCTTCGGAGAGTCTATCGGGGCGATAGGAGCTGGGGGGCTCGTACTGGGTGTTGTTGGGCTTTTGCTCCTCGAG GTTCCAGCACTGTCAGTTGAAGGAAACAACACATCAGTCTGGGGGAGTGGAGAATGGTGGATGTTCCTCTCGGCCCAAAGCATGGCGGTCGGAACTATCATGGTTCGCTGGGTATCAAAGTATTCTGATCCAATCATGGCAACAGGATGG CACATGGTATTAGGTGGGATTCCTTTGTTGGTTATATCTGTTGTTAATCACGATCCTGCTCTTAATGGACACATTCAAGAACTTACATGGAGTGACATGGCAGCTCTGGGTTATACATCTATATTCGGCAGTGCTGTCAGCTATGGTGTCTACTTCTACAATGCTACAAGAG GTAGTTTGACCACGCTTAGTTCTCTTACTTTCTTGACTCCTATGTTCGCCTCCATTTTTGG GTTCCTCTATCTGGGAGAGACCTTCGCACCTGAGCAGATCGGTGGTGCACTTCTGACATTGGTTGCCATCTATATGGTTAATTACAAGAGCATTATAGGCGAGAAGTAA